ACAGAAAAAACTACTTTTACAAGAACGGTGCAGGCGTTGCGGTCATGTATTCAAAAAACATAACAATGGAAGAAAACACCTTTGAAAAGAATGAGGGACCTGCAAACTATGGGCTTTTACTAAAGGATATAACGGATAGCAAGCTTCATAAAAACAGATTTATAAACAATACACATGGCGTTTATCTTGAGGGATGCAACAGAACGGAGTTTAAAGAGAATCTCTTTGAAGGCAACGGTTGGGCTGTAAGGATATACGCAGATAGCGAAAACAATTTTTTTGCGGAAAACATCTTTTCAAACAATGCCTTTGATGTTTCTACAAATACCTTTTCATACTTCAGAAACACCTTTGAAGGGAATTATTATGACAAATATGAAGGTTACGATCTTGACAGGGATGGCTACGGAGACATACCTTATAGACCCATATCCTTCATGGCTATAATTTTTGAACGTTATCCCCTTTCCTTACTCTTTTATGAAAGTCTCTTTGCCCACATAATGGACACAATGGAAAGATTTATACCTATGCTCAATCCACAGTCACTTTTGGATAGAAAACCCCTCGTGAGGAGACCGTGGTAAGGTTTGAGGGTGTATACAAAGTTTTTGGAAGGAGGAAACTCTTTGAAGACTTAAGCCTTGAATTCAAAGAGGGAAGAACTACGGCCATACTTGGTCCTAACGGCTCGGGGAAGACCACATTGGTGAAGATCCTCTTAGGTCTTGTTATACCCAATAGGGGAAGTGTGTTCATAGACCATAAAGATATTCACAGGGAAGCGGGTCAAAAACGGCTTATAGGCTACATGCCTCAGATTCCTGAGTTTCCAGAAAATCTCACTGTAAAGGAAATCATCTCTATGGTTGAGGACATAAGGAGTCAGAAAGCTGTGAGACTTAAAGAGCTTCTTGAACTTCTTAACCTCGATAAAGAGCTGGAAAAAAGATTCTCAAGTCTTTCGGGAGGAACCAGGCAGAAGGTTGGCGCCCTTTTAGCTTTTGCCTTTGATACTCCCTTACTCATATTGGACGAGCCTATGGTTGGTCTTGATCCCATTTCCGCTTACAGATTGAAAGGTTTAATCCACGAAGAAAAAAGAAAGGGAAAAACTATACTTTACATTTCCCATATAATGGGGGAAGTGGAGGAGGTTGCGGACTATGTAGTTTTCCTCACAGAAGGTAAACTTGTCTTTCAGGGAAGCCTTGAGGAGTTGAAGATCAAAACTGGTAAAGAAAAACTTGAGGAGGCTGTACTTTGCTTGTTAAGTTGATAAGGTACGGGCTTTATGACCTTCTCAAGAGCAGGTGGATCCTCGCTACCTTACTATTCTATAGCGTAGCCGTTTACCTTTTGCTTGAGTTTGGGAGGAGTGTGGAGAAAGTTGTTGTAAGCTACGGCAGTATTTCCTCCCTCTCCCTTTCCCTTTTTTCCCTCCTGCTCTCTACTACATACATTTACCGTAACAGAAACTTTTTTGAGTTCATCCTTTCCCAACCTGTGAAGAGGTCTATTCTTCTTACGTCAATAATTTCCAGTTTGAGTCTATCTATATACTTTGGCTACTTTCTCGGTTCATTACTACCCTTTTATTATTTAGCTGGATTTAGCTTTAGCTTCTTTAAGTGTGTGCTTTTGAATTCCTTTCTTATTCCCCTTTTTGTAAA
This Hydrogenobacter sp. DNA region includes the following protein-coding sequences:
- a CDS encoding NosY protein — its product is MLVKLIRYGLYDLLKSRWILATLLFYSVAVYLLLEFGRSVEKVVVSYGSISSLSLSLFSLLLSTTYIYRNRNFFEFILSQPVKRSILLTSIISSLSLSIYFGYFLGSLLPFYYLAGFSFSFFKCVLLNSFLIPLFVNLGVLPALLVEDKIKGLGFSLFIWIFFCILYDALLLYITVALSEYPVEKILISLTLLNPVDSVRLTLLMDVGLYELMGFVGKWLAKYLKDLWFFPILLSLFYTLFLFFLNKRIFKRRDF
- a CDS encoding NosD domain-containing protein, whose amino-acid sequence is RKNYFYKNGAGVAVMYSKNITMEENTFEKNEGPANYGLLLKDITDSKLHKNRFINNTHGVYLEGCNRTEFKENLFEGNGWAVRIYADSENNFFAENIFSNNAFDVSTNTFSYFRNTFEGNYYDKYEGYDLDRDGYGDIPYRPISFMAIIFERYPLSLLFYESLFAHIMDTMERFIPMLNPQSLLDRKPLVRRPW
- a CDS encoding ATP-binding cassette domain-containing protein: MVRFEGVYKVFGRRKLFEDLSLEFKEGRTTAILGPNGSGKTTLVKILLGLVIPNRGSVFIDHKDIHREAGQKRLIGYMPQIPEFPENLTVKEIISMVEDIRSQKAVRLKELLELLNLDKELEKRFSSLSGGTRQKVGALLAFAFDTPLLILDEPMVGLDPISAYRLKGLIHEEKRKGKTILYISHIMGEVEEVADYVVFLTEGKLVFQGSLEELKIKTGKEKLEEAVLCLLS